CTCAGGGAGCGTATTTCCGAGCCAGCCAGCAAAATCGAGATACCAGACCCAACTTGCCAGAAGCATGGCGATGAGCCCGAGCATGAGCAATACACCCGGTGCGACGACCCAACGCCAAGTGTGTGTAGCAGACAAGAGTCCTGGTGCGCTCAGGAAGCAGCGGAAGCCTAGGCCGATCTGCTTCATGACGACCCTATTTGCTACCTGGAGTTGTCACTGGAATTGCTTTGAGCTCTGAAGGCAGATTGTCGGGCTGGTAAGTAGGGAAACTGAGCTGAACTAAAGGAGTGAGGGGAGCACTGAATTGCGCCTTACCTTCACTGCGGTCGACTAGCACACCGATATGCTGAACATCTGTCTGTTGAGCGTCTAAGATGTCGAGTGTTTCCTGCACACGTCCGCCCTTCGTGATGACATCTTCGACCACGATTACTTTTTCTCTAGGTGCGAGCTGGAAATTGCGGCGTAGAGCCAAGTCGCCTGCGACTTTTTCAACGAAGATGAATCGCTTTCCGAGCTGGCGCGCTACTTCTTGTCCGATGACTAGGCCTCCCATCGCAGGTGAAACCACGGTCTCACAGTCGATGTCTCCCATGCTTTCGATCATGAGTTCAGCCAGGCGCGTCACCTTGTCGAGGTATTGGCATACTTGAGCACACTGAAAAAAGTGTCCGCTATGTAAGCCACTGCGTAGGATAAAGTGGCCTTCGATGAGCGCTCCTGAATCGCGGAATATCTGAATGATTTCCTCTTGTTTGCTGTCAGTCATTGTGCGGGATACAAGGTATGTTCGCGCAGAATGCAAGTGCGTGGAGACGGTAGGTTTTAGGTTTCATCGATCAAGGCCTCTGAGCTTAGACTGACTTTTCCGAGCTGTTTTAATACGGTCTTCTCGGCCTGTCGCATTAGCATTCGATCAGCTGGATCTATATCGTCTTCGCCAGCAAGGTGTAGCCATCCATGGACAAGGTAGAGTGTGAGTTCTTGAATAAGTGTCGTGTTGTTTGCCTGGTGCACGCGCATGGCCTGGTCCACTGAGACAATGATTTCTCCCGCTATGTTTTCATCGGTGTCTCCTGGGAAAGTGATGACATCGGTGGGAGTGGGGTCATCTAGAAATCGTGCGTGAATCTCGCAGATGGTCGCTTCGTCGACGAGGGCGATAGACAACTCACCGTCTGGAATAGACCATCTGATTTCATCCAGGCTATCGAGCCTCTCAAAAAGCTCTTTCACCGAAACGGTGTCGACGCAGTCGAACTGCTCGGCCACGGAGACTTCTATCTGGCGCTTTACAGGCTCCATGGAATCTAGGCCTGTTGGGGCGAAGCTTCTTGGGCAGGAACGGGGGCTTTCGAGTTGGGCTTTTTTGGTTTTTGCTCCTCCGTATCTTTTTTTGCTTCTTCAGCCTCCTCCTTTTTCGGGTATTCAACGCGACTATGGAGCATGTTGAGTATGGTAAAAGAGAAGCTCTGTTTGATGCGTGCCATTTCGTTCATCGTGATCGGGCATTCGTCCAGCTGATGATCTTCCAGGCGATCCTTGAAGATGTTGTCTATGAGCTCGTCGATTGCATTAGGAGTCACTTTTTTAAGGCTGCGGCTCGCTGCTTCGATACTATCAGCAAAAAAGATCACTGCGCTTTCTTTGAAACGCGGTCTTGGCCCATCATAGCGAAAGGTCGTCTCGTCGACACTCTTCATTTCATTAATGAAAGGGAGCTGAGTCTGGGACTGATCGTTCCGGCTTTTCTTCAGTGCTTCAAAATAGAAATACTGGATCAGAGAAGTTCCATGGTGCTGGCGGATAACGTCGATAAGAATACGAGGTAGCTTAAATTGGCGAGCGAGCTGAACGCCCTCCTTCACATGCGCTTTGATGACGATGGCACTCATCGATGGAGTCTGTTCCGCGTGGGGGTTGATGCCTTCACGCTGATTCTCGATGAAATATTCCGGCTTTACCAGCTTGCCGATGTCGTGGAATAGGGCGCAGGCGCGACAGATAAGTGGGTTGGCACCAATTTCGGCTGCGGCTCTTTCTGCGAGGTTTGCCACCATCAGGCTGTGGTGGTATGTGCCTGGCGCTTCGACCTGCATCCGCCGTAGAAGCGGGTGATTATAGTCGGTCAGTTCGAGCAGGGTGATCTCAGTTGTGAACTTGAATAACTGCTCCAAGACCGGAAGGAGGCCAATAGCCAAGGTGCCAGTGAGTAGGCCAAATAGGGCACCGAAGAACATCTGCT
The nucleotide sequence above comes from Opitutales bacterium. Encoded proteins:
- a CDS encoding orotate phosphoribosyltransferase; this encodes MTDSKQEEIIQIFRDSGALIEGHFILRSGLHSGHFFQCAQVCQYLDKVTRLAELMIESMGDIDCETVVSPAMGGLVIGQEVARQLGKRFIFVEKVAGDLALRRNFQLAPREKVIVVEDVITKGGRVQETLDILDAQQTDVQHIGVLVDRSEGKAQFSAPLTPLVQLSFPTYQPDNLPSELKAIPVTTPGSK
- the ybeY gene encoding rRNA maturation RNase YbeY; amino-acid sequence: MEPVKRQIEVSVAEQFDCVDTVSVKELFERLDSLDEIRWSIPDGELSIALVDEATICEIHARFLDDPTPTDVITFPGDTDENIAGEIIVSVDQAMRVHQANNTTLIQELTLYLVHGWLHLAGEDDIDPADRMLMRQAEKTVLKQLGKVSLSSEALIDET